A genomic window from Variovorax paradoxus includes:
- a CDS encoding DUF1428 domain-containing protein, whose product MARYVDGFIVAIPTANVEAYRKLARKAGKVWMEYGAIEYVECIADDVKPGKLTSFPQSVKLKTDETVAFSWIVYKSRKHRDTVNAKVMADPRIAAMDPKTMPFDAKRMIFGGFKSIVEL is encoded by the coding sequence ATGGCTCGTTATGTAGACGGATTCATCGTCGCCATTCCCACCGCCAACGTCGAGGCCTACCGCAAGCTGGCGCGCAAGGCCGGCAAGGTCTGGATGGAATACGGCGCGATCGAATACGTGGAGTGCATCGCCGACGACGTCAAGCCCGGCAAGCTGACCTCGTTTCCGCAGAGCGTGAAGCTGAAGACCGACGAGACAGTGGCCTTCTCGTGGATCGTCTACAAGTCGCGCAAGCACCGCGACACGGTGAACGCGAAGGTCATGGCCGACCCGCGCATCGCGGCGATGGACCCGAAGACCATGCCGTTCGATGCGAAGCGGATGATCTTCGGCGGGTTCAAGAGCATCGTCGAGCTCTGA
- a CDS encoding DHA2 family efflux MFS transporter permease subunit: MTNQLDSRKRWLALMVLCLGVLMIVLDTTIVNVALPSIRTDLGFTETSLVWVVNAYMLTFGGFLLLGGRLGDLYGHRRVFLAGLVLFTLASLACGVSTSQGLLVAARAVQGLGGAVVSAVSLSLIMNLFTEPADRAKAMGVYGFVCAGGGSIGVLLGGLLTSTLSWHWIFLVNLPIGVAVYALCVALLPSARGHAHGEKLDVAGAITVTLSLMLAVYGVVNGNEAGWGSTQTVSLLGAAVVLLAVFIGIESRVQHPLMPLGLFKLRSVSVANVVGVLWAAAMFAWFFISALYMQLVLNYTPMQIGLAFLPANVIMAVFSLGLSAKIVMRFGIRKPLAVGLWLAAIGLALFARAPVNGSFVTDVLPGMMLLGLGAGMAFNPVLLAAMSEVSPSDSGLASGVVNTSFMMGGALGLAVLASAAAARSASMEAAGAQMPLALTGGYNLAFLVGAVFAAAAGLIGALLLRTVMPGQMENNEKADEKGAPRGTAAS, from the coding sequence ATGACCAACCAACTCGACAGCCGAAAGCGCTGGCTCGCATTGATGGTGCTGTGCCTCGGCGTTCTGATGATCGTGCTCGACACCACCATCGTGAATGTGGCGCTGCCCTCGATCCGTACCGACCTGGGCTTCACCGAGACCTCGCTGGTCTGGGTGGTGAACGCCTACATGCTGACCTTCGGCGGCTTCCTGCTGCTGGGTGGCCGGCTCGGCGACCTGTACGGCCACCGCCGCGTGTTCCTCGCGGGCCTGGTGCTGTTCACGCTGGCATCGCTGGCCTGCGGGGTCTCGACCTCGCAGGGCCTGCTGGTGGCAGCGCGCGCGGTGCAGGGCCTTGGCGGCGCGGTGGTCTCGGCCGTGTCGCTCTCGCTCATCATGAATCTCTTCACCGAACCGGCCGACCGCGCGAAGGCGATGGGCGTGTACGGCTTCGTGTGCGCAGGCGGCGGCAGCATCGGCGTGCTGCTGGGCGGCCTGCTCACGAGCACGCTGAGCTGGCACTGGATTTTTCTGGTGAACCTGCCGATCGGCGTGGCTGTGTACGCGCTGTGCGTGGCGCTGCTGCCCAGCGCGCGCGGCCATGCGCATGGCGAGAAGCTCGACGTGGCCGGCGCAATCACCGTCACGCTGTCGCTGATGCTCGCGGTGTACGGCGTGGTCAACGGCAACGAAGCCGGCTGGGGCTCCACGCAAACGGTGAGCCTGCTCGGCGCGGCGGTGGTGCTGCTGGCTGTCTTCATCGGCATCGAGTCGCGCGTGCAGCATCCGCTGATGCCGCTGGGCCTGTTCAAGCTGCGCAGCGTGTCGGTCGCCAACGTGGTCGGCGTGCTGTGGGCCGCGGCAATGTTCGCGTGGTTCTTCATCTCGGCGCTGTATATGCAGCTGGTGCTGAACTACACGCCCATGCAGATCGGCCTGGCCTTCCTGCCGGCCAACGTGATCATGGCGGTGTTCTCGCTCGGCCTCTCCGCAAAGATCGTGATGCGCTTCGGCATTCGCAAGCCGCTGGCCGTCGGGCTCTGGCTCGCGGCCATCGGGCTGGCGCTGTTCGCGCGCGCGCCGGTCAACGGCAGCTTCGTGACCGACGTGCTGCCCGGAATGATGCTGCTCGGCCTCGGCGCGGGCATGGCCTTCAACCCGGTGCTGCTGGCTGCGATGAGCGAGGTGAGCCCGTCCGATTCGGGCCTGGCCTCGGGCGTGGTCAACACCTCTTTCATGATGGGCGGCGCGCTGGGCCTGGCCGTGCTGGCCAGCGCCGCGGCCGCGCGCAGCGCATCGATGGAAGCGGCAGGTGCACAGATGCCGTTGGCCCTCACCGGTGGCTACAACCTTGCGTTTCTCGTCGGCGCCGTGTTCGCGGCGGCGGCGGGTTTGATCGGGGCCTTGCTGCTTCGCACCGTCATGCCTGGGCAAATGGAGAACAACGAAAAGGCTGACGAAAAAGGAGCACCCCGGGGGACGGCGGCATCGTGA
- a CDS encoding VOC family protein gives MSPIHAYLTFDGNAAEAMRFYEKTLGGTMQMMMTIGEAPDTEQFPPEAKKRIMHASLAYGDGLLMASDSMPGQPYEGMKGFGVALTLDTVAEARRVFDAFANGGKVSMPFEKTFWVEGFGMVTDRFGTPWLINGGKPLV, from the coding sequence ATGTCCCCCATCCACGCCTACCTCACGTTCGACGGCAACGCAGCAGAGGCCATGCGCTTCTACGAGAAGACGCTCGGCGGCACCATGCAGATGATGATGACCATCGGCGAAGCGCCCGACACCGAGCAGTTTCCGCCCGAAGCGAAGAAGCGCATCATGCATGCCTCCTTGGCCTACGGCGACGGACTGCTCATGGCCTCCGACTCCATGCCCGGCCAGCCGTACGAAGGCATGAAGGGCTTCGGCGTTGCGCTGACCCTCGATACCGTCGCCGAAGCGCGCCGCGTGTTCGATGCCTTTGCCAACGGCGGCAAGGTTTCCATGCCCTTCGAGAAGACCTTCTGGGTCGAAGGCTTCGGCATGGTGACCGACCGCTTCGGCACGCCGTGGCTGATCAACGGCGGGAAGCCGCTGGTCTGA
- a CDS encoding SRPBCC family protein yields the protein MLKKIALVIVLAIAALLIFAATRPDTFRVERTARIEAPADKIFPLIDDFHRWSAWSPYEKLDPAMKRTFGGTASGKGATYAWEGNDKAGAGSMEIVESTPSSKVAIKLDFIKPFEGHNTAEFTLQPQGNATQVTWAMYGPSPYVAKLMGIFFNMDQMIGKDFEAGLANLKTATEK from the coding sequence ATGCTCAAGAAAATCGCCCTCGTCATCGTGCTCGCGATCGCCGCACTGCTGATCTTCGCCGCCACCCGGCCCGACACCTTCCGCGTCGAACGCACCGCGCGCATCGAAGCACCCGCCGACAAGATCTTTCCGCTGATCGACGACTTCCACCGCTGGAGCGCATGGTCGCCCTACGAGAAGCTCGACCCCGCCATGAAGCGCACCTTCGGCGGCACAGCAAGCGGCAAGGGCGCAACCTACGCCTGGGAGGGCAACGACAAGGCGGGCGCCGGGAGCATGGAGATCGTGGAGTCGACGCCTTCATCGAAGGTCGCGATCAAGCTCGACTTCATCAAGCCCTTCGAAGGCCACAACACGGCCGAATTCACGCTGCAGCCCCAGGGCAACGCAACGCAGGTCACCTGGGCCATGTATGGCCCCAGCCCTTACGTTGCAAAGCTCATGGGCATCTTCTTCAACATGGACCAGATGATCGGCAAGGACTTCGAAGCAGGCCTTGCCAATCTCAAGACGGCCACCGAAAAGTAA
- a CDS encoding VOC family protein has product MKVQSYLSFEGRCDEALGFYKKALGAEVVQLMRYSEAPAGAPSENAEAGCAGGTPDANKVMHAVFRIGDTELMASDGRCSGQAKFEGIMLALTADTDTEVVKWFNALAEGGQVIQPLMPTFFTSNFGMLTDRFGVGWLLVVAHPT; this is encoded by the coding sequence ATGAAAGTCCAGTCTTACCTCTCGTTCGAAGGCCGCTGCGACGAAGCGCTCGGCTTCTACAAGAAGGCGCTCGGCGCCGAGGTCGTGCAGCTCATGCGCTACAGCGAAGCGCCTGCAGGAGCCCCTTCGGAGAATGCCGAAGCCGGTTGCGCCGGTGGCACGCCAGATGCAAACAAGGTGATGCACGCCGTGTTCCGCATCGGCGACACCGAGCTGATGGCCTCCGACGGCCGCTGCTCGGGCCAGGCGAAGTTCGAGGGCATCATGCTCGCGCTCACCGCCGACACCGACACCGAAGTCGTCAAGTGGTTCAACGCGCTGGCCGAAGGCGGCCAGGTCATTCAGCCGCTGATGCCTACCTTCTTCACCTCGAACTTCGGCATGCTGACCGACCGCTTCGGCGTGGGCTGGCTGCTGGTCGTCGCGCACCCCACCTGA
- a CDS encoding TetR/AcrR family transcriptional regulator, whose protein sequence is MKLNNVPDTLPPARSTYRHGDLRRALLDAGIELARDGGPGAVVLREATRRAGVVPNAAYRHFGSRQELLLAVREAALAAAATAMEKELAVLPCDQPPADFARAQVRAVGTAYLRFAQAEPGLFRTAFVISDEGSGELGPGKAGASGLDPFQLLGKAIDRLVDAGVLDPARRPNAEYLAWSAVHGLALLIIDGPLRELPAEAAHSLGQQLIDMVERGL, encoded by the coding sequence ATGAAGCTCAACAACGTCCCCGACACCCTGCCGCCCGCCCGCAGCACTTATCGCCACGGCGACCTGCGCCGGGCGCTGCTGGACGCGGGCATTGAACTGGCGCGCGACGGCGGCCCCGGCGCGGTGGTGCTGCGCGAGGCCACGCGACGCGCGGGCGTGGTGCCCAATGCGGCGTACCGGCACTTCGGCAGCCGGCAGGAGCTTTTGTTGGCGGTGCGCGAGGCGGCCCTGGCCGCGGCGGCGACCGCGATGGAAAAAGAGCTGGCGGTCCTGCCCTGCGACCAGCCACCCGCAGACTTCGCGCGGGCGCAAGTGCGCGCCGTCGGCACCGCCTATCTACGCTTCGCGCAGGCCGAGCCCGGCTTGTTCCGAACGGCCTTCGTGATCTCCGACGAGGGCAGCGGCGAACTCGGCCCGGGCAAGGCGGGCGCCAGCGGGCTGGACCCGTTCCAGCTGCTGGGCAAGGCCATCGACCGGCTGGTGGACGCGGGCGTGCTCGACCCGGCGCGGCGCCCGAATGCCGAATATCTCGCGTGGAGCGCAGTGCACGGGCTGGCGCTGCTCATCATCGACGGGCCGCTGCGCGAGCTGCCGGCCGAGGCTGCGCACAGCCTAGGTCAGCAGCTGATCGACATGGTCGAGCGAGGTCTCTGA
- a CDS encoding MarR family winged helix-turn-helix transcriptional regulator, producing the protein MPPSPKPAPARGEQAAVPQGKQDRLDARMLETLVGYNARRAWLIVSAFFAERMAPYGLKQIDFSVLSLLAHNPGATSRQLCNALDILPPNLVSLVATLDSRGLIERRPHPHDGRAVGLHLTAAGETLVREAEQTVIQLEADASAKLTARERETLIRLLQKIYF; encoded by the coding sequence ATGCCACCCTCCCCGAAACCCGCCCCCGCGAGAGGCGAGCAGGCCGCAGTGCCGCAAGGCAAGCAGGACCGGCTCGACGCACGCATGCTCGAAACCCTGGTCGGCTACAACGCGCGCCGAGCGTGGTTGATCGTCAGCGCCTTCTTCGCGGAGCGCATGGCGCCCTACGGGCTGAAGCAGATCGACTTTTCAGTGCTGTCGCTGCTGGCGCACAACCCGGGGGCCACCTCACGGCAGCTGTGCAACGCGCTGGACATCCTGCCGCCGAACCTCGTGAGCCTGGTGGCCACGCTGGACAGCCGGGGCCTGATCGAACGCCGCCCCCACCCGCACGATGGCCGTGCCGTCGGGCTGCATCTCACGGCGGCTGGTGAAACGCTGGTCCGTGAGGCCGAGCAGACCGTGATCCAGCTCGAAGCCGATGCCAGTGCCAAGCTGACTGCGCGGGAGCGCGAGACGCTGATCCGGCTGCTGCAAAAAATCTATTTCTAG
- a CDS encoding acyl-CoA dehydrogenase family protein produces the protein MDYQPRPEDVSFLLNAVLDAPARLAALAPFAEVDEALQSQVLEEAGRFVGEVVAPINRGGDEIGCRFADGAVVSPPGFREAYQAFVDGGWPALSAATEDGGQGLPAVLETVLYEWLAAANHGLTMAPGLLHGAYACLKHHGSEELKQRYLSKIATGEWLATMCLTEAHAGSDLGQVRTRATPQMGQADGSLRVSGGKIFISGGEHDLTPNIVHLVLCRLPDSPAGPKGLSLVLVPKLLPDGTRNAVHCERIEEKMGLHGSPTCTMRFDDATGWLVGEPGRGLAAMFVMMNSARLHVALQGIGLLDAAWQKADAYAAERRQMRAPGAVPASRGSEPADLIAEHPAVRRILDTQRAWIDGARTLAYRSALMLDVAAHDADPKARERAQRWCSFVTPVLKAACTHQAFHGASECLQVFGGHGYVREWGIEQIVRDARVTMIYEGTNEIQAIDLLVRKVLPDGGVGMSAVLLELRDTLDASREADADVQRRLAQLRYLGTTVAMAAHANPVLPYEVADDYLRVTMLTLMAWAWARIEAVAPQDADKARAAAAFRRWVLPEFEMRLGIVKRACETVALSHHAATPPGVAN, from the coding sequence ATGGATTACCAGCCCCGCCCCGAAGACGTCAGCTTCCTGCTCAATGCCGTGCTCGACGCGCCCGCGCGCCTGGCTGCGCTCGCGCCTTTTGCCGAAGTCGACGAGGCCCTGCAATCGCAAGTGCTCGAAGAGGCAGGCCGCTTCGTCGGCGAGGTGGTGGCGCCCATCAACCGTGGCGGCGACGAAATCGGCTGCCGCTTTGCCGATGGCGCAGTCGTCTCGCCACCGGGCTTTCGCGAGGCGTACCAGGCCTTCGTCGACGGTGGCTGGCCCGCGCTGTCGGCCGCGACGGAAGACGGCGGCCAGGGCCTGCCCGCAGTGCTCGAAACGGTGCTCTACGAATGGCTGGCCGCAGCCAACCATGGCCTCACGATGGCGCCCGGCCTGCTGCACGGCGCGTATGCCTGCCTCAAGCACCATGGCAGCGAGGAGCTGAAGCAGCGCTACCTGTCGAAGATCGCGACCGGCGAGTGGCTTGCCACCATGTGCCTCACCGAAGCCCATGCGGGCAGCGACCTGGGGCAGGTGCGCACGCGCGCCACACCGCAGATGGGGCAGGCCGACGGCAGCTTGCGGGTGAGCGGCGGCAAGATCTTCATTTCCGGCGGCGAACATGACCTGACGCCGAACATCGTGCACCTCGTGCTGTGCCGCCTGCCCGATTCGCCGGCTGGTCCCAAGGGCCTGTCGCTGGTGCTCGTGCCCAAGCTGCTGCCCGACGGCACACGCAACGCGGTGCACTGCGAGCGCATCGAGGAAAAGATGGGCCTGCACGGCAGCCCCACCTGCACGATGCGCTTCGACGATGCCACCGGCTGGCTGGTCGGCGAGCCCGGCCGCGGACTGGCCGCGATGTTCGTGATGATGAATTCGGCGCGCCTGCACGTGGCGCTGCAAGGCATCGGCCTGCTCGACGCCGCCTGGCAGAAGGCCGACGCCTATGCCGCCGAGCGCCGCCAGATGCGCGCCCCCGGCGCCGTGCCCGCCAGCCGCGGCAGCGAGCCGGCCGACCTGATCGCCGAACACCCGGCCGTGCGCCGCATTCTCGACACGCAGCGCGCGTGGATCGACGGCGCGCGCACCCTCGCCTACCGCAGCGCGCTGATGCTCGACGTCGCCGCGCACGACGCCGACCCCAAGGCGCGCGAGCGCGCGCAGCGCTGGTGTTCGTTCGTCACGCCGGTGCTCAAGGCCGCGTGCACGCACCAGGCCTTTCATGGCGCGAGCGAATGCCTGCAGGTGTTCGGCGGCCACGGCTACGTGCGCGAATGGGGCATCGAGCAGATCGTGCGCGACGCGCGCGTGACCATGATCTACGAGGGCACCAACGAGATCCAGGCCATCGACCTGCTGGTGCGCAAGGTGCTGCCCGATGGCGGCGTGGGCATGTCGGCCGTGCTGCTCGAGCTGCGCGACACGCTCGACGCCTCGCGCGAAGCCGATGCCGACGTGCAGCGCCGGCTGGCGCAGCTGCGCTACCTGGGCACCACCGTCGCGATGGCGGCGCATGCCAACCCGGTGCTGCCCTACGAGGTGGCCGACGACTACCTGCGCGTGACGATGCTCACGCTGATGGCGTGGGCCTGGGCACGCATCGAGGCAGTGGCGCCTCAAGACGCTGACAAGGCCCGGGCGGCGGCCGCCTTTCGCCGCTGGGTGCTGCCCGAGTTCGAAATGCGGCTGGGCATCGTCAAGCGGGCTTGCGAGACGGTGGCCCTGAGCCATCATGCCGCGACGCCCCCGGGTGTCGCCAACTAG
- a CDS encoding tannase/feruloyl esterase family alpha/beta hydrolase, with protein sequence MTRQSHIHLGLCATALGVAALLAACAGRPAAPNTAPHAPLAAARPGTLQACTDLAARAALPGTVYTSVTDVPAGSVTVGGVAMSAPAHCLVQGRMNERTSPVDNQRYAIGFEMRLPVAWNGRFFYQANGGLDGVVVPALGGIGGGGPRSSALQMGFAVISSDAGHAGSMGPRFGLDPQARLDYGYNAVAQLTPMAKNLIAKAYGRGPDRSYFGGCSNGGRHAMVAAVRSADQYDGILAGDPGFNLPKAAVAQLYGAQQYAAVASAKTPVGQPDLQSAFTPAELKLVADKVLQRCDALDGLADGIVSNVNACKTRFDIQTAVPTCAAGTRDGMCLSAPQKKALADVFKGARNNAGQPIYSSFPFDAGVSGANWREWKFASPPTRDAGAVGFIFSTPPLADRPQGLPFALGFDMDRDAPRIAATDGVFRESALSFMTPPDAANLGALRDRGGRMIVYHGTSDPVFSSDDTQAWYDRVQAANGGDASSFARYFPVPGMNHCAGGPATDQFDMLSALVDWVEQGKAPASVTASARGAGTPMPNAEVPANWSAQRTRPLCPYPQVATYTGGDTERASSFACKLPTP encoded by the coding sequence ATGACCCGACAGAGCCACATCCACCTCGGCCTGTGCGCAACCGCGCTCGGCGTTGCCGCCTTGCTCGCGGCCTGCGCGGGCCGGCCCGCGGCACCGAATACGGCACCGCATGCGCCGCTGGCCGCCGCGCGGCCCGGCACGCTCCAGGCCTGCACCGACCTTGCCGCCCGCGCCGCTCTGCCGGGCACGGTCTACACCTCGGTCACCGACGTACCGGCCGGCAGCGTCACGGTCGGCGGCGTGGCCATGAGCGCGCCCGCGCACTGCCTCGTGCAGGGCCGCATGAACGAACGCACGAGCCCCGTCGACAACCAGCGCTATGCCATCGGCTTCGAGATGCGGCTGCCTGTTGCATGGAACGGCCGCTTCTTCTACCAGGCCAACGGCGGGCTCGACGGCGTCGTGGTGCCTGCGCTCGGCGGCATCGGCGGTGGCGGGCCGCGCAGCAGCGCGCTGCAGATGGGCTTTGCCGTCATCAGCTCCGACGCCGGCCATGCGGGCTCGATGGGCCCGCGCTTCGGGCTTGACCCGCAGGCGCGGCTCGACTACGGCTACAACGCCGTCGCGCAGCTCACGCCGATGGCCAAGAACCTGATCGCCAAGGCCTACGGCCGCGGGCCCGACCGCTCTTACTTCGGTGGCTGCTCCAACGGCGGGCGGCATGCAATGGTGGCCGCCGTGCGCTCGGCCGACCAGTACGACGGCATCCTCGCGGGCGACCCCGGTTTCAACCTGCCGAAGGCGGCAGTCGCGCAGCTCTACGGCGCGCAGCAGTACGCGGCGGTGGCCAGCGCGAAGACACCCGTCGGCCAACCGGACCTGCAGAGCGCGTTCACGCCAGCCGAGCTGAAGCTGGTGGCCGACAAGGTGCTGCAGCGCTGCGACGCGCTCGACGGCCTGGCCGACGGCATCGTGTCGAACGTCAATGCCTGCAAGACGCGCTTCGACATCCAGACGGCGGTGCCCACCTGCGCGGCGGGTACGCGTGACGGCATGTGCCTCAGCGCGCCGCAGAAGAAGGCGCTCGCCGACGTGTTCAAGGGCGCGCGCAACAACGCGGGCCAGCCGATCTACAGCAGCTTCCCGTTCGACGCGGGCGTCAGCGGCGCCAACTGGCGTGAGTGGAAGTTCGCGAGCCCGCCGACGCGCGACGCGGGTGCCGTGGGCTTCATCTTCAGCACGCCGCCACTGGCCGACCGGCCGCAGGGCCTGCCCTTTGCGCTGGGCTTCGACATGGACCGCGACGCACCGCGCATCGCGGCCACCGATGGCGTGTTCCGCGAATCGGCCCTGTCGTTCATGACGCCGCCCGACGCGGCCAACCTGGGCGCGTTGCGCGACCGCGGAGGCCGGATGATCGTCTATCACGGCACCAGCGACCCGGTGTTCTCGTCCGACGACACGCAGGCCTGGTACGACCGTGTGCAGGCCGCGAATGGCGGCGATGCCTCGTCGTTCGCACGCTACTTCCCGGTGCCCGGCATGAACCACTGCGCGGGCGGCCCGGCCACCGACCAGTTCGACATGCTGAGCGCGTTGGTCGACTGGGTCGAGCAGGGCAAGGCGCCCGCATCGGTCACCGCTTCCGCGCGCGGCGCGGGCACGCCGATGCCCAACGCCGAGGTGCCGGCCAACTGGTCGGCGCAACGCACGCGGCCGCTGTGCCCCTACCCGCAAGTCGCAACCTACACCGGCGGCGACACCGAACGCGCGAGCAGCTTCGCCTGCAAGCTCCCGACGCCCTGA
- a CDS encoding ABC transporter ATP-binding protein translates to MTTPLLRIRDLHAGYGRAEVLHGIDLQADQGSVVTVIGPNGAGKSTLLNALMGVLPAKGVIEFKGQPISALSLEERVMLGIALVPEKRELFGTMPVEDNLVLGAFRQVRLRNRQWRDRIDEVYTLFPRLKERRAQLAGTLSGGERQMLAVGRALMSRPTLLMLDEPSLGLAPLVVQEIFRTVDALRATGVTILLVEQNARAALEVADHGYVLEMGSVSLEGKAQELAVDSRVIDTYLGAARKAA, encoded by the coding sequence ATGACGACACCCTTGCTCCGCATCCGCGACCTGCACGCCGGCTACGGCCGCGCCGAAGTGCTGCACGGCATCGACCTGCAGGCCGACCAGGGCAGCGTCGTCACCGTGATCGGCCCGAACGGGGCCGGCAAGTCCACGCTTCTCAATGCACTGATGGGCGTGCTGCCCGCCAAGGGCGTCATCGAGTTCAAGGGCCAGCCGATCTCGGCGCTGTCGCTCGAGGAACGCGTGATGCTCGGCATCGCGCTGGTGCCCGAGAAGCGCGAGCTGTTCGGCACCATGCCGGTGGAAGACAACCTCGTGCTCGGCGCGTTCCGCCAGGTGCGGCTGCGCAACAGGCAGTGGCGCGACCGCATCGACGAGGTCTACACGCTGTTCCCGCGCCTGAAGGAGCGCCGCGCTCAGCTGGCTGGCACGCTGTCGGGCGGCGAGCGGCAGATGCTGGCAGTGGGCCGCGCGCTGATGTCGCGCCCCACGCTGCTGATGCTCGACGAGCCCAGCCTGGGCCTGGCGCCGCTGGTGGTGCAGGAGATCTTCCGCACGGTCGATGCGCTGCGCGCCACGGGCGTGACGATCCTGCTGGTGGAGCAGAACGCACGCGCCGCGCTTGAAGTGGCGGACCACGGCTACGTGCTCGAAATGGGCAGCGTGAGCCTGGAAGGCAAGGCGCAAGAACTCGCGGTCGATTCGCGCGTGATCGACACCTACCTGGGCGCGGCAAGAAAAGCCGCCTGA
- a CDS encoding branched-chain amino acid ABC transporter ATP-binding protein/permease — translation MDALLNPSSTRVPDKSALRTWGPLALILVLIALPLLPLPDFWIIQLNYIGIYTLPVLGLVLLTGVGGLTSFGQAAFVGIGAYTTAYLTVNTGLSPWVTLFIGLALTGLSAAIIGAITLRMSGHYLPLATIAWALSLYYLMGNLDALGKYDGILGVKGLSLFGFEFGQQRLFYGVVWAFAILAAFAVIRLLDSRSGRAIRSLAGGSQMAEAMGVNTLRFKIGIFVLAAMLASISGWLFAHFQRTVNPSPFGLKMGIEYLFMAVLGGAAHVWGAIAGSGVVKLLEDQLQVLLPKLIGTAGSYELIVFGIMIVLVLKYLPEGLWAFVDRRLPRPRRSVDWQGAKDLPARTKPASGEVVLDVQAIRKTFGGLVAVNDISFQTRAGQIVGLIGPNGAGKSTTFNLVTGVLGLSGGAVRFRGEAIGGLGARQIAQRGVSRTFQHVKMVADMTVLENVALGAHLRGRKGAIAAMLRIDRAEERALFREAERQLQRVGMGALLHELAGNLAMGQQRLLEIARALCADPALLLLDEPAAGLRHKEKEALGKVLRQLRGEGMSILLVEHDMGLVMDICDHIVVMEFGTHLMEGTPAEVQNSDKVRAAYLGTEH, via the coding sequence ATGGACGCGCTCCTGAACCCTTCTTCGACCCGCGTGCCCGACAAGAGCGCGCTGCGCACCTGGGGCCCGCTCGCGCTGATCCTGGTGCTGATCGCGCTGCCACTGTTGCCGCTGCCCGACTTCTGGATCATCCAGCTCAATTACATCGGCATTTACACGCTGCCCGTGCTCGGCCTGGTGCTGCTCACCGGCGTGGGCGGCCTCACCTCCTTCGGGCAGGCTGCCTTCGTGGGCATCGGGGCGTACACCACCGCCTATCTCACGGTGAACACCGGCCTCTCGCCGTGGGTCACGCTGTTCATCGGGCTGGCGCTCACTGGCCTCAGCGCCGCGATCATCGGCGCCATCACGCTGCGCATGTCGGGCCACTACCTGCCGCTGGCCACCATCGCGTGGGCGCTGTCGCTGTACTACCTCATGGGCAACCTCGACGCGCTCGGCAAGTACGACGGCATCCTGGGCGTGAAGGGTTTGTCGTTGTTCGGCTTCGAGTTCGGCCAGCAGCGGCTGTTCTACGGCGTGGTCTGGGCCTTTGCGATCCTCGCGGCGTTCGCGGTGATCCGCCTGCTCGACTCGCGCAGCGGTCGCGCCATCCGTTCGCTGGCGGGCGGCTCGCAGATGGCCGAGGCCATGGGCGTGAACACGCTGCGCTTCAAGATCGGCATCTTCGTGCTGGCGGCCATGCTCGCGTCGATCTCGGGCTGGCTGTTCGCTCACTTCCAGCGCACGGTGAACCCCTCGCCCTTCGGGCTGAAGATGGGCATCGAGTACCTGTTCATGGCGGTGCTCGGCGGCGCGGCCCATGTGTGGGGCGCCATCGCGGGCTCGGGCGTGGTCAAGCTGCTCGAAGACCAGCTGCAGGTGTTGCTGCCCAAGCTGATCGGAACGGCCGGCAGCTACGAGCTGATCGTGTTCGGCATCATGATCGTGCTGGTGCTCAAGTACCTGCCCGAGGGGCTCTGGGCTTTTGTCGACCGCCGCCTGCCGCGTCCGCGCCGCAGCGTCGACTGGCAGGGCGCGAAAGACCTGCCCGCGCGCACCAAGCCTGCTTCTGGCGAGGTGGTGCTCGACGTGCAGGCCATCCGCAAGACCTTCGGCGGGCTGGTGGCGGTGAACGACATCAGCTTCCAGACGCGCGCCGGCCAGATCGTCGGCCTCATCGGGCCGAACGGCGCGGGCAAGTCGACCACCTTCAACCTGGTGACCGGCGTGCTCGGTCTCTCGGGCGGCGCGGTGCGCTTCCGTGGTGAGGCCATCGGCGGGCTCGGCGCACGACAGATCGCGCAGCGCGGCGTGTCGCGCACCTTCCAGCACGTGAAGATGGTGGCAGACATGACGGTGCTGGAAAACGTGGCGCTGGGCGCGCACCTGCGCGGGCGCAAGGGCGCCATTGCAGCCATGCTGCGCATCGACCGCGCCGAAGAGCGCGCGCTGTTCCGCGAGGCCGAGCGCCAGCTGCAGCGCGTGGGCATGGGCGCCTTGCTGCACGAACTCGCGGGCAACCTCGCGATGGGCCAGCAGCGCTTGCTGGAGATTGCACGCGCACTGTGCGCCGACCCGGCCCTGCTGCTGCTCGACGAGCCGGCGGCCGGCCTGCGCCACAAAGAAAAGGAAGCGCTGGGCAAGGTGCTGCGGCAACTGCGCGGCGAGGGCATGAGCATCCTGCTGGTCGAGCACGACATGGGACTGGTGATGGACATCTGCGACCACATCGTGGTGATGGAATTCGGCACACACCTGATGGAGGGCACGCCCGCCGAGGTGCAGAACAGCGACAAGGTGCGCGCCGCGTACCTGGGCACGGAGCATTGA